From a single Kitasatospora sp. NBC_00458 genomic region:
- a CDS encoding Uma2 family endonuclease, whose translation MTAITVRPGRLRDAAEEIERSTGLRVQIIGGTLVMSPTPRGKHAGTVRLLRDQLIPQLPRSLGAYEVSSISMPDNDEDYVTPDLVVLPVDWDRDDDWLADPRDVAFAMEVISNSEGAGSVATKTDWYASAGVAVLLAVDPRKGVWTLYTHPRDGAYQGILNGEFGEPVPLAAPLPGELSTAELPVYAPRR comes from the coding sequence ATGACGGCCATCACCGTGCGGCCCGGCAGACTCCGGGATGCGGCGGAGGAGATCGAGCGGAGCACCGGCCTCCGCGTCCAGATCATCGGAGGAACCCTGGTGATGTCCCCCACCCCCCGCGGCAAGCACGCGGGGACCGTACGCCTACTCCGTGACCAGCTCATTCCGCAGTTGCCCAGGAGCCTCGGGGCGTACGAGGTCTCGTCCATCTCTATGCCGGACAACGACGAGGACTACGTGACCCCGGACCTGGTGGTCCTCCCCGTCGACTGGGATCGCGACGACGACTGGCTGGCAGACCCGCGCGACGTCGCGTTCGCCATGGAGGTCATCTCCAATTCCGAAGGCGCCGGCTCCGTCGCCACCAAGACCGACTGGTACGCCAGTGCCGGCGTTGCCGTCCTGCTCGCGGTCGATCCGCGCAAGGGCGTCTGGACTCTCTACACGCACCCACGCGACGGCGCCTACCAAGGCATCCTGAACGGCGAGTTCGGCGAGCCCGTACCGCTCGCCGCACCGCTCCCGGGCGAGCTGAGCACCGCCGAACTCCCGGTCTACGCGCCCCGGCGCTGA
- a CDS encoding MurR/RpiR family transcriptional regulator — translation MTATDDTGTVGPSARLLQLFEGHRLTPTQRRIAHSLVRHANEAPFLSSVEVAELAGVSQPSVTRFAVALGYDGYPALRKQLRELGAGEPAAPETPADAVRNEHQQAVLAEIEHLRLLADLLADPEPITRAARLLAASRPLPVLGLRAASAQARGFAYFAAKVHPDIRLLDEGGSMLADRLEQAAAAGATALLCFALPRYPRELMEALTVARDCGLTVLTVADSVFAPVAKLSDLMLPAAVGTGLVFDTACAPMMLGRVLLQTMCDELPGAEARLEAIEQSAAARGLFLE, via the coding sequence ATGACCGCCACCGACGACACCGGCACGGTCGGCCCCTCCGCCCGGCTGCTCCAGCTCTTCGAGGGCCACCGGCTCACCCCCACCCAGCGCCGGATCGCGCACTCCCTCGTCCGGCACGCCAACGAGGCCCCGTTCCTCTCCAGCGTCGAGGTCGCCGAACTCGCCGGCGTCAGCCAGCCCTCCGTCACCCGCTTCGCGGTCGCCCTCGGCTACGACGGCTACCCGGCGCTCCGCAAGCAGCTGCGCGAACTCGGCGCCGGCGAACCCGCCGCACCCGAGACCCCCGCCGACGCCGTCCGCAACGAGCACCAGCAGGCCGTCCTCGCCGAGATCGAGCACCTGCGCCTCCTCGCCGACCTGCTCGCCGACCCCGAACCCATCACCCGCGCCGCCCGGCTGCTCGCCGCCTCCCGCCCGCTGCCCGTCCTCGGCCTGCGCGCCGCCTCCGCGCAGGCGCGCGGCTTCGCGTACTTCGCGGCCAAGGTGCACCCCGACATCCGGCTCCTCGACGAGGGCGGCAGCATGCTCGCCGACCGCCTCGAACAGGCCGCCGCGGCCGGCGCCACCGCGCTGCTCTGCTTCGCCCTGCCGCGCTACCCGCGCGAGCTGATGGAGGCCCTGACGGTCGCCCGGGACTGCGGGCTGACCGTCCTCACCGTGGCCGACAGCGTCTTCGCCCCCGTCGCCAAGCTCTCCGACCTGATGCTCCCCGCCGCCGTCGGCACCGGCCTGGTCTTCGACACCGCCTGCGCGCCGATGATGCTCGGCCGGGTGCTGCTGCAGACGATGTGCGACGAACTCCCGGGTGCGGAGGCCCGTTTGGAGGCCATCGAGCAGTCGGCGGCGGCGCGCGGGCTCTTCCTGGAGTAG
- the hutH gene encoding histidine ammonia-lyase, translating into MHSAAAPHAPLVQVGKADVSAEDVLAVARGNARVEIGPDALAEMAAARARIDALAAEPRPVYGVSTGFGALAVRHISPELRAQLQRSLVRSHAAGMGPAVEREVVRALVFLRMKTLASGRTGVRPLVAQTMAAILNAGITPVVREFGSLGCSGDLAPLSHCALVLMGEGVATGPDGVEKPSAELLAAAGIEPVELLEKEGLALINGTDGMLGMLVMAIADLQRLFTTADITAAMTLEALLGTDKVLAPELHAPIRPHPGQALSAANMLAVLKGSGLTGHHQDDAPRVQDAYSIRCAPQVAGAGRDTLAHAALVASRELAASVDNPVVLPDGRVESNGNFHGAPVAYVLDFLAIAAADLGSISERRTDRLLDKARSHGLPAFLADDPGVDSGLMIAQYTQAALVSENKRLAVPASVDSIPSSAMQEDHVSMGWSAARKLRQAVDNLGRILAVELTASARALEIRQQDGAGGTVAPATAAAMAAAREAGVGGAGRDRFLSPDLEAAAALVASGELVQAVERVTGPLA; encoded by the coding sequence ATGCACAGTGCTGCGGCCCCCCACGCCCCGCTCGTCCAGGTCGGCAAGGCCGACGTCAGCGCCGAGGACGTGCTGGCAGTCGCCCGGGGGAACGCCCGGGTCGAGATCGGCCCCGACGCGCTCGCCGAGATGGCGGCCGCGCGCGCCCGGATCGACGCCCTGGCGGCCGAACCCCGCCCCGTCTACGGCGTCTCGACCGGCTTCGGCGCCCTCGCCGTCCGGCACATCAGCCCCGAACTCCGCGCCCAGCTGCAGCGCTCGCTGGTGCGCTCGCACGCCGCCGGCATGGGCCCGGCGGTCGAGCGCGAGGTCGTTCGCGCGCTGGTGTTCCTGCGGATGAAGACGCTCGCCAGCGGCCGCACCGGGGTCCGCCCGCTGGTCGCCCAGACCATGGCCGCGATCCTCAACGCCGGTATCACCCCCGTGGTCCGCGAGTTCGGCTCGCTCGGCTGTTCCGGTGACCTCGCGCCGCTCTCGCACTGTGCGCTCGTCCTGATGGGCGAAGGAGTGGCGACCGGTCCCGACGGCGTCGAGAAGCCCTCCGCCGAACTCCTCGCCGCCGCCGGCATCGAGCCGGTCGAGCTGCTGGAGAAGGAGGGCCTCGCCCTCATCAACGGCACCGACGGCATGCTCGGCATGCTGGTCATGGCCATCGCCGACCTCCAGCGGCTGTTCACCACCGCCGACATCACCGCCGCGATGACCCTGGAGGCGCTGCTCGGCACCGACAAGGTGCTCGCCCCCGAGCTGCACGCCCCGATCCGCCCGCACCCCGGCCAGGCGCTCTCCGCCGCCAACATGCTGGCCGTGCTCAAGGGCTCCGGTCTCACCGGCCACCACCAGGACGACGCCCCGCGCGTCCAGGACGCCTACTCGATCCGCTGCGCCCCGCAGGTCGCCGGCGCCGGCCGCGACACCCTCGCCCACGCCGCGCTGGTCGCCTCCCGGGAGCTGGCCGCCTCGGTCGACAACCCGGTGGTGCTGCCCGACGGCCGGGTGGAGTCCAACGGCAACTTCCACGGCGCCCCGGTCGCGTACGTGCTGGACTTCCTCGCCATCGCGGCCGCCGACCTCGGCTCGATCTCGGAGCGCCGCACCGACCGGCTGCTCGACAAGGCCCGCTCGCACGGCCTGCCGGCCTTCCTCGCCGACGACCCGGGCGTGGACTCCGGCCTGATGATCGCCCAGTACACCCAGGCGGCACTGGTCAGCGAGAACAAGCGGCTCGCCGTGCCCGCCTCGGTCGACTCGATCCCCTCCTCGGCGATGCAGGAGGACCACGTCTCGATGGGCTGGTCCGCCGCGCGCAAGCTGCGCCAGGCCGTCGACAACCTCGGCCGGATCCTCGCCGTCGAACTCACCGCCTCCGCCCGCGCCCTGGAGATCAGGCAGCAGGACGGCGCCGGCGGCACGGTGGCCCCCGCCACCGCCGCGGCGATGGCCGCCGCCCGCGAGGCCGGGGTCGGCGGCGCCGGCCGCGACCGCTTCCTCTCGCCGGACCTGGAGGCCGCCGCCGCGCTGGTCGCCTCCGGCGAGCTCGTGCAGGCGGTCGAGCGGGTCACCGGGCCGCTGGCCTGA
- the fdhD gene encoding formate dehydrogenase accessory sulfurtransferase FdhD translates to MTRATTRRRVVRLRGDGRTTRPDALAAEEPLEIRLGGEPLTVTMRTPGQDFDLVAGFLVGEGLVHASEDLAALRYCAGTDEAGANTYNVVDATLRGTGALPLSAHRNLLTTSACGLCGRDTVDAVRTHVRHPVADDPLTVPPAFLYGLPDRLRAAQRTFESTGGLHAAGLFDGATGELLCAREDVGRHNAVDKVVGWALRAGLLPLTGHVLLVSGRASFELTQKAALAGAPLLAAVSAPSSLAVDLAEELGLTLVGFLRGEGANVYTRPDRIA, encoded by the coding sequence ATGACACGGGCGACGACGCGGCGGCGGGTGGTCCGGCTGCGGGGGGACGGGCGGACCACCCGGCCGGACGCGCTGGCGGCCGAGGAGCCGCTGGAGATCCGGCTCGGCGGCGAACCCCTCACCGTCACCATGCGCACCCCGGGGCAGGACTTCGACCTGGTGGCCGGATTCCTGGTCGGCGAGGGGCTGGTGCACGCCTCCGAGGACCTCGCGGCGCTGCGCTACTGCGCCGGCACCGACGAGGCGGGCGCCAACACCTACAACGTGGTGGACGCGACGCTGCGCGGCACCGGGGCCCTGCCGCTCTCCGCCCACCGCAACCTGCTCACCACCAGCGCGTGCGGCCTCTGCGGCCGGGACACCGTGGACGCCGTCCGCACCCATGTCCGCCACCCCGTCGCCGACGACCCGCTGACCGTCCCGCCCGCGTTCCTGTACGGGCTGCCGGACCGGCTGCGGGCCGCCCAGCGGACCTTCGAGTCCACCGGCGGCCTGCACGCGGCGGGCCTGTTCGACGGTGCGACCGGCGAGCTGCTCTGCGCCCGCGAGGACGTCGGCCGGCACAACGCGGTGGACAAGGTGGTCGGCTGGGCGCTGCGCGCGGGGCTGCTGCCGCTGACCGGGCACGTGCTGCTGGTCAGCGGCCGGGCCTCGTTCGAGCTGACCCAGAAGGCGGCGCTGGCCGGCGCCCCGCTGCTGGCCGCCGTGTCGGCGCCGTCCTCGCTGGCGGTGGACCTGGCGGAGGAGCTGGGCCTGACCCTGGTCGGCTTCCTGCGCGGCGAGGGCGCCAACGTGTACACCCGCCCGGACCGGATCGCCTGA
- a CDS encoding macrolide family glycosyltransferase: protein MTRSAHIAMVSIPAHGHVNPNLAVVAELVARGHRVSYVNDASFAAAVEATGATLVPYPTALPLTDDSQVWLQDPVGIQNLFLDDAVAMTPVVRRLFEEDRPDLVLYDIAGFTGRAVAEGHGVPALQLSPTYVAWQGFEEDMADVFEAIRTGPGGPEYLRRFADWLAENDTLVRDPEEFKAVPARALALIPRALQPNADRVDPARYTFVGQCFGDRSDQGSWPRPAGAGKVLLVSLGSAFTHQPAFYRACVEAFGGLPGWHVVLQVGRHTDLAELGEVPANVEVHRWVPQFDVLSKADAFVTHAGMGGSSEGLYHGVPMIAVPQAVDQFGNADKLVELGVARRLDTEQATAEALRAALLELTGDPGVAARLDVLRAEARAEGGTARAADLIEAELR from the coding sequence ATGACCCGCTCCGCGCACATCGCCATGGTCTCGATCCCGGCCCACGGCCACGTCAACCCGAACCTCGCCGTCGTCGCCGAGCTCGTCGCCCGGGGCCACCGGGTCAGCTACGTCAACGACGCCTCCTTCGCCGCCGCCGTCGAGGCGACCGGCGCGACGCTCGTGCCCTACCCGACGGCGCTGCCGCTCACCGACGACTCCCAGGTGTGGCTGCAGGACCCGGTGGGGATCCAGAACCTCTTCCTCGACGACGCCGTCGCGATGACCCCGGTGGTCCGCAGGCTCTTCGAGGAGGACCGGCCCGACCTCGTGCTGTACGACATCGCCGGGTTCACCGGGCGGGCGGTGGCCGAGGGCCACGGCGTCCCCGCCCTCCAGCTCTCGCCGACCTACGTCGCCTGGCAGGGCTTCGAGGAGGACATGGCCGACGTGTTCGAGGCGATCCGCACCGGCCCCGGCGGGCCCGAGTACCTGCGGCGGTTCGCCGACTGGCTGGCCGAGAACGACACCCTCGTCCGGGACCCGGAGGAGTTCAAGGCCGTCCCGGCGCGCGCCCTCGCCCTGATCCCGCGGGCCCTGCAGCCCAACGCCGACCGGGTCGACCCCGCCCGGTACACCTTCGTCGGCCAGTGCTTCGGCGACCGCTCGGACCAGGGCAGCTGGCCGCGGCCGGCCGGTGCCGGGAAGGTGCTGCTGGTCTCGCTCGGCTCCGCCTTCACCCACCAGCCAGCCTTCTACCGGGCGTGCGTCGAGGCCTTCGGCGGCCTGCCCGGCTGGCACGTCGTGCTCCAGGTCGGCAGGCACACCGACCTGGCCGAGCTGGGCGAGGTGCCGGCCAACGTCGAGGTGCACCGGTGGGTGCCGCAGTTCGACGTGCTCTCGAAGGCCGACGCCTTCGTCACGCACGCCGGGATGGGCGGCAGCAGTGAGGGCCTCTACCACGGGGTGCCGATGATCGCGGTGCCGCAGGCCGTCGACCAGTTCGGCAACGCGGACAAGCTGGTGGAGCTGGGCGTCGCCCGTCGGCTCGACACCGAGCAGGCCACCGCGGAGGCGCTGCGCGCCGCCCTGCTGGAGCTGACCGGCGACCCCGGGGTCGCCGCCCGCCTCGACGTGCTGCGCGCCGAGGCCCGGGCCGAGGGCGGCACCGCCCGCGCGGCGGACCTGATCGAGGCCGAGCTGCGGTGA
- a CDS encoding TetR/AcrR family transcriptional regulator: MSRQTAPDPSRRSQQSRAAILTAAAELVSELGFAGLTIEKIAARAGVGKQTIYRWWPSKGAVVFDAFLAASEDASGSLALPDTGDLAADLRAVLRPTADELTDPAFETTGRGLISEYLVDPALLREYRERLLDPLLEVTRERLRSARTAGQLPADTDLDLAVELLYGPMYYRWLHGLGPVDHAYADRLVTAVLRALGATGGG, encoded by the coding sequence ATGTCCAGACAGACCGCACCCGACCCCAGCCGCCGCAGCCAGCAGAGCCGCGCGGCGATCCTCACCGCCGCCGCCGAACTGGTCTCCGAGCTGGGCTTCGCCGGACTCACCATCGAGAAGATCGCCGCCCGCGCCGGAGTCGGCAAGCAGACCATCTACCGCTGGTGGCCGTCGAAGGGCGCGGTCGTCTTCGACGCCTTCCTCGCCGCCAGCGAGGACGCCTCCGGCAGCCTGGCCCTCCCCGACACCGGCGACCTCGCCGCCGACCTGCGGGCCGTCCTGCGCCCCACCGCCGACGAGCTCACCGACCCCGCCTTCGAGACCACCGGCCGGGGCCTGATCTCCGAGTACCTGGTCGACCCGGCCCTGCTCCGCGAGTACCGCGAACGCCTGCTGGACCCGCTCCTGGAGGTCACCCGCGAGCGCCTGCGCAGCGCACGCACCGCCGGACAGCTCCCGGCCGACACCGACCTCGACCTCGCCGTCGAACTGCTCTACGGGCCGATGTACTACCGCTGGCTGCACGGCCTCGGCCCGGTCGACCACGCGTACGCGGACCGCCTGGTGACGGCGGTCCTGCGCGCGCTCGGGGCGACCGGCGGCGGCTGA
- a CDS encoding adenylate/guanylate cyclase domain-containing protein → MADDGSNGGTAGSHDQTVALDLERLILDAPRRYTPYQAARAADVPMELATRFWRAMGFPDIGQSRALTDGDVIALRRLAGLVESGLLSESMAIQVARSTGQTTARLAGWQMDTFLENLTQSVEPGLTRADVAYPLVELLLPELEQFLVYVWRRQLAAVTGRVVQAAEDNEITSGRLAVGFADLVGFTRLSRRLEEEELGELVETFENTCSDLIAGQGGRVIKTLGDEILYVSEDPVTAAEIALSLIEALAEDDSIPALRVGMAFGTVTSRMGDVFGTTVNLASRLTSIAPKDAVLIDGEFAAALEQHGSVAPADADGPGLAEALSAAAGLPPAGGLPVYGPHAGFRFNLQPMWRRPVRGLGLVEPWLLSRRLRAQ, encoded by the coding sequence GTGGCAGACGACGGCAGCAACGGCGGCACGGCGGGCTCCCACGACCAGACGGTCGCCCTCGACCTGGAACGCCTGATCCTGGACGCGCCGCGCCGCTACACCCCGTACCAGGCCGCGCGGGCGGCCGACGTCCCGATGGAGCTGGCCACCCGGTTCTGGCGGGCGATGGGCTTCCCGGACATCGGGCAGTCCCGGGCGCTGACCGACGGTGACGTGATCGCCCTGCGCCGGCTGGCCGGGCTGGTCGAGTCGGGCCTGCTGAGCGAGTCGATGGCGATCCAGGTGGCGCGGTCCACCGGCCAGACCACGGCCCGGCTGGCCGGCTGGCAGATGGACACCTTCCTGGAGAACCTCACCCAGTCCGTCGAGCCCGGTCTGACCCGCGCCGACGTCGCGTACCCGCTGGTCGAGCTGCTGCTGCCGGAGCTGGAGCAGTTCCTGGTGTACGTCTGGCGCCGCCAGCTCGCGGCCGTCACCGGCCGGGTGGTGCAGGCCGCCGAGGACAACGAGATCACCAGCGGCCGGCTCGCGGTGGGGTTCGCCGACCTGGTCGGCTTCACCCGGCTCTCCCGGCGGCTGGAGGAGGAGGAGCTCGGCGAGCTGGTCGAGACCTTCGAGAACACCTGTTCCGACCTGATCGCCGGCCAGGGCGGCCGGGTGATCAAGACGCTGGGCGACGAGATCCTCTACGTCTCCGAGGACCCGGTGACGGCCGCCGAGATCGCGCTCAGCCTGATCGAGGCGCTGGCCGAGGACGACAGCATCCCCGCGCTGCGGGTCGGCATGGCCTTCGGCACGGTGACCTCCCGGATGGGCGACGTCTTCGGCACCACGGTGAACCTGGCCAGCCGGCTCACCTCGATCGCGCCCAAGGACGCGGTGCTGATCGACGGCGAGTTCGCCGCCGCGCTGGAGCAGCACGGCAGTGTGGCACCGGCCGACGCGGACGGGCCGGGCCTGGCCGAGGCGCTCTCGGCGGCCGCGGGGCTCCCGCCCGCCGGCGGCCTGCCGGTGTACGGGCCGCACGCCGGGTTCCGGTTCAACCTGCAGCCGATGTGGCGCCGTCCGGTGCGCGGGCTCGGGCTGGTCGAGCCGTGGCTGCTCTCCCGGCGGCTGCGCGCGCAGTAG